The Pelmatolapia mariae isolate MD_Pm_ZW unplaced genomic scaffold, Pm_UMD_F_2 NODE_ptg000566l+_length_73125_cov_1, whole genome shotgun sequence genome contains a region encoding:
- the LOC134623334 gene encoding GTPase IMAP family member 2-like, translated as MACFVSDSDLRVVLVGQERVGKSSTGNTILGKKEFNCRISLSPLTLSSKKREADVLGQRVSVVDTPGLVSTRLSAQEVKAELEKALQLSSPGPHVFILVLQLGRFTPQEQEGLKALQKMLGTDVSKHTMLLFTYGDRLENTDIDMEMFTKEDENIQQLLKSCSGVYHVFNNNMENRDQVQKLLEKINDICEGGQLYYERSQSEGADGRQRVWRHVGEHVWDALNRRIQQRIPVPTNIQQLCTGIEEEWTSIPQPTINNLINSIQQRCFALREANGGHTRY; from the exons CAGGAGAGAGTTGGGAAGAGCTCAAcaggaaacaccatcctgggcaAGAAGGAGTTTAACTGTAGGATCAGTTTGAGCCCTCTGACTTTGAGCAGTAAGAAGAGAGAAGCTGATGTTCTGGGTCAAAGAGTCTCTGTGGTAGATACCCCTGGACTTGTCAGCACTCGGCTGTCTGCACAGGAGGTGAAAGCAGAGCTGGAAAAAGCTCTCCAGCTGAGTTCTCCAGGTCCTCATGTTTTCATCCTCGTCCTCCAGCTTGGACGATTCACCCCACAGGAGCAGGAAGGACTGAAAGCTCTGCAGAAGATGCTGGGCACTGATGTCTCCAAACACACCATGCTGCTGTTCACCTACGGAGACCGACTGGAAAACACCGACATTGACATGGAAATGTTCACCAAAGAGGACGAGAACATCCAGCAGTTGCTGAAGAGCTGCAGCGGTGTGTACCATGTGTTCAACAACAACATGGAAAACAGGGATCAGGTCCAAAAGCTGCTGGAGAAGATAAATGACATCTGTGAGGGAGGACAGTTGTACTAtgagaggtctcagtcagaggg GGCAGATGGCAGACAGCGTGTGTGGCGTCATGTGGGGGAGCATGTTTGGGATGCTCTGAATCGGCGTATACAACAGCGTATTCCAGTTCCTACCAATATTCAGCAACTTTGCACAGGTATTGAAGAGGAGTGGACCAGCATTCCACAGCCCACAATCAACAACCTGATCAACTCTATACAACAGAGATGTTTTGCACTGCGTGAGGCAAATGGTGGCCACACCAGATACTAA